Proteins from a genomic interval of Paenibacillus sp. FSL H8-0048:
- a CDS encoding hybrid sensor histidine kinase/response regulator, which translates to MQRVWQQIFALPEQPGAAAGVLDLRGWTFKDTHSVVLDGTWSFYPNRLVSESDIRSGAAGAAVPVEVPGNWKNSLSGSSLGYGTFALRILVDQPLDEPYSFWVQQIQASSRIEVNGRVLRTMGQPAADRELYQPKAVPYTVHYFLPEGTQEMLVLVQAANFDHEAKGGISYSIRLGAQSSIIKERWYSSAFQLTTIVILLLHALYVFILYLLSQKNWPLLLFALMLVTIAVSVGTDNDLLLYIVLPLGYSWGIKLKMLSYLWMVYFMLLLTYRFYGTPASGRVFKLYSFLLALYTLALSVLPIHVALTHAILFFNLLYMIPPCWMFVVFARMVYQRKKDVAFLTFTACCLISGVVWGATVNNYHKNLPFYPVDILAAIIGFSSYALKQYIRRSNENRLLYEQLLQADRQKDQFLMNTSHELRTPLHGMMSIAQSEYDQKRIASPEEDAGDLELMVRIGRQMSQLLDDLLDLTLLRENRMVLHPAPLSVHTIAAGAADMLRYLTDGKNLTIHVSVSALLPRVWADEKRLIQILFNLVHNAVKWTEHGSILVTAEEADGQLLVSVADTGVGMEEEALARIFLPYEQAGGQNRGGLGLGLSITRQLVELHGGSLSVESRLGEGSVFRFTLPLAHEAFCIDERLGRAEAVDPVEALGTASTDWSIRLRNKDEEPFLAGVPPSPSGLYADEDVLKILAVDDDPVNLRVLSTILHEDIYQLTSVLSGEEALIRLEEEAWDLLITDVMMPGMSGYELTRRVRERYPASELPVLLLTARAMREEIYYGFQQGANDYVTKPVDSLELKYRVTGLARLKQTIDHSLRLEIAYLQAQIRPHFLFNALNSIATLSTIDICQMQQLIEAFSAYLRSSFDLMNTGSLVHLRQELSLVEAYLYIEQVRFGERLEVKWERNDTGLLRVPPLILQPLVENAVRHGLLSLIEGGLLTIRIEEEEEQVRLTVQDNGKGMEQAQIDRLLMKHKDKSSGIGIWNTNRRLIERYGQGLSIQSRPGFGTTVSFMIPLRRAE; encoded by the coding sequence ATGCAAAGGGTATGGCAGCAGATTTTTGCCCTGCCGGAGCAGCCCGGTGCGGCTGCAGGCGTGCTTGATCTGCGCGGCTGGACCTTCAAGGATACCCATTCAGTTGTTCTTGACGGGACTTGGTCTTTCTATCCGAACCGTCTGGTCAGCGAAAGCGATATCCGCTCAGGCGCCGCCGGAGCCGCTGTCCCTGTTGAAGTGCCAGGCAACTGGAAGAATTCCCTGTCCGGCTCCTCTCTGGGCTATGGCACATTTGCCCTCCGCATTCTGGTAGATCAGCCGCTGGATGAACCCTATAGCTTCTGGGTCCAGCAGATCCAGGCCTCTTCCCGGATTGAGGTCAACGGCCGTGTCCTGCGGACCATGGGGCAGCCGGCTGCTGACAGGGAGCTGTACCAGCCCAAGGCGGTTCCCTATACCGTTCACTACTTCTTGCCTGAAGGAACACAGGAGATGCTTGTTCTGGTTCAAGCCGCCAATTTCGATCATGAGGCGAAAGGCGGAATCTCCTATTCCATCCGTCTCGGCGCGCAATCCTCTATTATCAAAGAGCGGTGGTATTCCTCTGCTTTTCAATTGACCACCATTGTTATTCTCCTCCTCCATGCGCTGTACGTCTTCATCCTGTATCTGCTGTCCCAGAAGAACTGGCCCCTGCTGCTGTTTGCCCTTATGCTGGTCACAATCGCCGTCTCTGTTGGCACAGATAATGATCTTCTGTTATATATTGTGCTGCCGCTTGGCTATAGCTGGGGGATCAAGCTCAAGATGCTGTCTTATCTATGGATGGTCTATTTCATGCTGCTGCTGACTTACAGGTTCTATGGAACCCCGGCGTCCGGCCGCGTATTTAAGCTGTATAGCTTCCTTCTTGCGCTGTACACGCTTGCCCTGTCTGTATTGCCTATACATGTCGCCTTAACCCATGCCATCCTATTCTTCAATCTGCTGTATATGATTCCGCCCTGCTGGATGTTCGTTGTCTTCGCAAGGATGGTCTATCAGCGCAAAAAAGATGTCGCCTTCCTGACCTTCACCGCCTGCTGCCTGATCTCGGGCGTGGTCTGGGGAGCTACCGTGAATAATTATCACAAGAATCTTCCCTTCTATCCGGTCGATATTCTGGCTGCGATCATTGGATTCTCTTCCTATGCCCTGAAGCAATATATCCGGCGCTCCAATGAGAACAGGCTGCTCTACGAACAGCTCTTGCAGGCAGACAGGCAAAAGGATCAGTTCCTGATGAATACCTCACATGAGCTGCGGACTCCGCTGCACGGCATGATGAGCATTGCCCAGTCGGAATATGACCAGAAGCGGATAGCCTCTCCGGAAGAAGACGCCGGAGACCTGGAGCTGATGGTGCGGATCGGGCGGCAGATGTCACAGCTGCTGGATGATCTGCTGGATCTCACTCTGCTGCGCGAGAACCGGATGGTCCTTCATCCTGCTCCGCTGTCCGTCCATACCATCGCCGCAGGAGCTGCGGATATGCTCCGTTACTTAACGGACGGCAAGAACCTGACGATTCATGTAAGCGTATCCGCTTTGCTGCCTCGCGTCTGGGCTGATGAGAAGCGGCTGATTCAGATCCTCTTTAATTTGGTACATAATGCAGTGAAATGGACAGAGCACGGCAGCATCCTTGTGACTGCCGAAGAAGCGGACGGGCAGCTGCTGGTCAGCGTGGCCGACACGGGTGTGGGGATGGAGGAAGAAGCTCTCGCCCGCATCTTCCTCCCTTATGAACAGGCTGGCGGACAGAACCGCGGCGGTCTGGGTCTGGGTCTTAGCATTACCAGGCAGCTGGTGGAGCTGCACGGGGGGAGCCTGAGCGTGGAGTCCAGGCTTGGGGAAGGCTCAGTCTTCCGCTTCACCCTGCCGCTGGCACACGAAGCCTTCTGCATAGATGAGCGGCTCGGCAGGGCAGAAGCAGTGGACCCAGTGGAAGCCCTGGGTACTGCATCCACCGACTGGAGTATCCGTTTGCGTAATAAGGACGAAGAGCCGTTCCTGGCGGGGGTACCACCGTCCCCCTCCGGCCTCTATGCGGATGAAGACGTACTGAAGATCTTGGCCGTAGACGATGACCCCGTTAATCTGCGGGTGCTCTCGACCATTTTGCATGAAGATATCTATCAGTTGACCTCTGTGTTAAGCGGGGAGGAAGCCCTGATCCGGCTGGAGGAGGAAGCCTGGGATCTGCTCATTACCGATGTGATGATGCCCGGGATGTCCGGCTATGAGCTGACCCGCCGGGTAAGGGAACGGTATCCTGCGTCGGAGCTGCCTGTGCTGCTGCTGACGGCGCGCGCTATGCGCGAGGAGATCTACTACGGATTTCAGCAGGGGGCGAATGATTATGTGACCAAGCCGGTAGACAGCCTGGAACTCAAATACCGGGTGACCGGACTGGCGCGGCTGAAGCAGACGATCGACCATAGCCTGCGGCTGGAGATCGCTTATCTTCAGGCGCAGATCCGCCCCCACTTCCTGTTCAACGCCCTGAACTCTATCGCCACACTCAGCACCATTGATATCTGCCAGATGCAGCAGCTGATCGAGGCCTTCTCCGCCTATCTGCGCTCAAGCTTCGATCTGATGAATACCGGCTCATTGGTTCATTTGAGGCAGGAGCTGTCATTAGTAGAAGCCTATTTATATATCGAGCAGGTGCGTTTCGGCGAACGGCTGGAGGTCAAGTGGGAGCGGAATGATACCGGACTGCTGCGGGTTCCTCCCCTGATCCTGCAGCCGCTGGTCGAGAATGCCGTCCGTCACGGGCTGCTCAGTCTTATAGAGGGCGGCCTGCTGACTATCCGTATTGAAGAGGAGGAGGAGCAGGTCCGGCTTACGGTGCAGGACAATGGCAAAGGCATGGAGCAGGCGCAGATTGACCGCCTGCTGATGAAGCACAAAGACAAGAGCTCCGGTATCGGGATCTGGAATACGAACCGGAGGCTGATTGAACGCTATGGGCAAGGCTTGTCCATTCAGAGCCGCCCCGGCTTTGGAACCACCGTCTCCTTCATGATTCCGCTCCGGCGTGCGGAGTGA
- a CDS encoding ATP-binding protein: MTHYNLTLVICVMLVMCFQTQFFFASVFDKSARKPNRIMYFLIYGVLCFLYLVTPLSPILSSGVALLMIFSMAQAYKVEVKTQAIFSLLYAVLMTVVSFMSLYIFSMIDSVDYTSMDAGTGIDRPAFIKGLILSCIIMFPVIQIIRLISKRRSVSLPYRYYVMFLLVPLISTYQINVLTEDSKKNIYYFMAILGFLFLNVMIVYIFDTITDKFQFMHENAQLQHQMNYQDANYEKTVHSFKSIKRIIHDTHQQFLYIEECIRRDDPAAALAHIKLTLNKVEDAYQRVNTGHLAVDALVTNTLNIGQANGIRIDTRLKLLPGELHIDRYDLCVVLGNMLDNAIEASKKVRLAEDRYILIQMHSTESALFIRILNHTAPETTSLQSRKQDPEYHGIGLTNISRICEKYGGNMTIEAGQREFNNMVVLPFSREASI; the protein is encoded by the coding sequence ATGACTCATTATAATCTGACCCTCGTCATTTGTGTGATGCTGGTGATGTGCTTTCAGACCCAATTCTTCTTTGCCTCCGTATTTGACAAGTCTGCCAGGAAGCCTAACCGGATCATGTACTTCCTAATCTACGGGGTACTCTGTTTCCTCTACCTGGTCACCCCGCTGTCCCCTATATTATCTTCCGGCGTAGCCCTGCTGATGATTTTCAGTATGGCGCAAGCCTATAAGGTGGAGGTGAAGACCCAGGCGATCTTTTCCCTGCTGTACGCTGTGCTGATGACGGTGGTCAGCTTTATGTCGCTGTATATTTTCTCAATGATAGATTCGGTTGACTACACCAGTATGGACGCGGGTACGGGGATTGACCGGCCGGCCTTCATCAAGGGGCTGATCCTGAGCTGTATAATTATGTTCCCGGTGATTCAGATCATCCGGCTGATCTCTAAGCGGCGAAGTGTCTCCTTGCCCTACCGGTATTATGTGATGTTCCTGCTCGTCCCGCTCATCAGCACCTATCAGATCAATGTCCTCACCGAAGACTCCAAGAAGAATATCTATTATTTCATGGCGATTCTCGGCTTCCTGTTCCTGAATGTGATGATCGTCTATATCTTCGATACTATTACCGACAAGTTCCAGTTCATGCATGAGAATGCCCAGCTCCAGCACCAGATGAACTATCAGGACGCCAACTATGAGAAGACGGTGCACAGCTTCAAGTCGATCAAAAGAATCATCCACGACACCCACCAGCAGTTCCTCTACATTGAGGAGTGTATCCGGCGCGATGATCCGGCCGCCGCTCTTGCGCATATCAAGCTTACGCTGAATAAAGTGGAGGATGCCTACCAGCGGGTCAACACCGGCCATCTGGCGGTGGATGCGCTGGTCACGAACACACTGAATATTGGACAAGCGAACGGCATCCGCATCGATACCCGGCTCAAGCTGCTGCCCGGTGAGCTTCACATCGACCGTTATGACCTATGCGTCGTGCTGGGCAACATGCTGGACAATGCCATTGAAGCCTCCAAAAAAGTACGGCTCGCCGAGGACCGCTACATTCTGATCCAGATGCACTCCACTGAATCCGCGCTGTTCATCCGCATCCTGAATCATACTGCCCCGGAGACTACCTCTTTGCAGAGCCGGAAGCAGGACCCGGAATACCATGGCATCGGCCTGACCAATATCTCCAGAATCTGCGAGAAGTACGGCGGGAATATGACGATAGAGGCCGGGCAGCGGGAATTCAACAATATGGTGGTCCTCCCCTTCTCGCGCGAAGCTTCTATATAA
- a CDS encoding LytR/AlgR family response regulator transcription factor, which produces MYRVAVCEDEEQQRELVKRILVGLSVKTDTEFEIDLFPSGEDLISHYERGEAPFHILILDVEMGGMNGIQAAHRLRSRKHFDEQIIFLTSYPEYMVESFDVITFQYLIKPVAPQLLEEKILKLCDYFQAQDKKFIVIKSGYEEVVLRHDDIIGIEAAKSLTVKSKLNVITTTGIYETRGIIAEYASALRDSNFLHIHRSIIINLLHVHKFGGGCVLMSGGQEFPIGRSKIKEVKDFYTKFMIMKGNSYDSL; this is translated from the coding sequence ATGTATCGAGTAGCGGTATGTGAGGATGAAGAACAGCAGCGGGAGCTGGTGAAGAGAATTCTGGTCGGCTTATCCGTCAAGACGGATACCGAATTTGAAATCGATCTGTTCCCTTCGGGAGAGGACTTAATCTCCCACTACGAACGGGGCGAAGCCCCCTTCCATATCCTGATTCTGGATGTGGAGATGGGCGGCATGAACGGGATTCAGGCGGCGCACCGGCTCAGAAGCCGGAAGCATTTTGACGAGCAGATTATCTTCCTGACCAGCTACCCTGAATATATGGTGGAGAGCTTCGACGTGATTACCTTCCAGTATCTGATCAAGCCCGTCGCCCCGCAGCTGCTAGAGGAGAAAATTCTTAAGTTATGTGACTACTTCCAGGCGCAGGATAAGAAGTTCATCGTCATCAAGTCCGGGTATGAGGAGGTCGTCCTGCGGCATGATGATATTATCGGGATTGAGGCGGCCAAGAGCCTGACGGTCAAGAGCAAGCTGAATGTGATTACCACCACGGGAATCTATGAGACCAGAGGGATTATTGCCGAGTACGCTTCAGCACTGCGGGACAGCAATTTTCTGCATATCCACCGTTCGATTATTATCAACCTGTTGCATGTCCACAAGTTCGGGGGCGGCTGTGTGCTGATGTCAGGCGGGCAGGAGTTCCCCATCGGCCGGTCCAAAATCAAAGAAGTTAAGGACTTCTACACCAAATTCATGATCATGAAGGGCAACTCCTATGACTCATTATAA
- a CDS encoding undecaprenyl-diphosphate phosphatase, translating to MESAFDWLKYLLLGLVQGVTEPIPVSSSGHLIIAQRLLGMKQNGLSFEILTNTASLIAICFIFRKDIKDLITGFFRYLKTRDAKYRSEFMFCIYIVIGTIPAAVAAVFFKDTIERVFTSVHTVSISLLITGVALWLIRNLRGQKRDGNLKVKDAIIVGLAQAVALIPGISRSGSTVIASIAVGMKQETALKFSFMLYIPISIGGLILGASDIAHDPNRAALAMPYLIAFLTTLVATYFAMRWFIGIMAKGNLIYFSYYCFVVGTLLLIFL from the coding sequence ATGGAATCTGCGTTCGATTGGCTGAAATACCTGCTCTTAGGCCTGGTCCAGGGGGTTACGGAACCGATTCCCGTCTCCTCCAGCGGGCACTTAATCATTGCCCAGCGGCTGCTCGGGATGAAGCAGAATGGACTCTCTTTTGAAATCTTAACGAATACGGCTTCATTGATCGCCATCTGTTTTATTTTCCGCAAAGATATCAAGGACTTAATCACAGGGTTCTTCCGTTATCTGAAAACGCGCGATGCCAAGTACCGGTCCGAATTCATGTTCTGTATCTACATCGTTATCGGCACAATCCCTGCAGCGGTTGCTGCCGTATTCTTCAAGGATACGATCGAACGTGTCTTCACCTCTGTACATACCGTATCCATCAGCTTACTTATTACCGGGGTAGCCCTCTGGCTGATCCGCAATCTGCGCGGCCAGAAAAGAGACGGCAACCTCAAAGTGAAGGACGCCATCATCGTCGGGCTGGCTCAGGCAGTCGCCCTGATTCCCGGCATCAGCCGTTCCGGTTCAACAGTCATCGCCTCGATTGCCGTCGGGATGAAGCAGGAGACCGCACTCAAATTCTCCTTCATGCTGTACATTCCGATCAGCATCGGGGGCCTGATCCTCGGCGCGTCTGATATTGCGCATGATCCGAACCGTGCGGCGCTGGCGATGCCCTACTTGATCGCCTTCCTCACCACGCTGGTCGCCACGTACTTCGCCATGCGCTGGTTCATCGGTATTATGGCGAAGGGGAACCTGATCTACTTTTCATACTACTGCTTCGTGGTGGGTACACTGCTGCTGATTTTCTTGTAA
- a CDS encoding response regulator, translating to MLRVVLIDDERLALIQLEATLRALGSNIVTATYTNPLLALSEASGWEADIIFLDIDMPGMNGMEVAKQLEECCPGSAVVFVSGHNSFALEAFEVSAQDYLLKPVSRERLSRTLQRIRSRKKVSLEHTDKPDTLLIRCFNAIQFERGGVPVRDFRWRTSKAQELFAFLLYHHDRIVVKDKLVELLWPEVSFKRASTHLYTAIYQIRQSLKRADIGLVISNASVGEGYMLESGDAQIDAVLWEEGVVSLDSVDDYNAAEHEELLKLYTGDYLGDYEYLWAESERQRLRNLSLQHATELADYYTVKDNITKAVNTYQRIVELHPYHEPGYLALMEFYNRLGELSFVQEQYEKLRSLLWRDLKLTPSAKVERWYANWKRLYT from the coding sequence ATGCTTCGGGTAGTGCTGATCGATGATGAACGACTCGCCCTGATTCAGCTGGAAGCAACGCTCAGGGCGTTAGGCTCGAACATTGTAACGGCAACCTATACCAATCCCTTGCTGGCCTTAAGCGAAGCGTCCGGCTGGGAGGCAGATATTATCTTTCTCGATATTGATATGCCGGGAATGAACGGCATGGAGGTTGCGAAGCAGCTTGAGGAGTGCTGTCCCGGCTCAGCCGTTGTCTTCGTCTCCGGCCATAACAGCTTCGCTCTGGAAGCCTTCGAGGTCAGCGCGCAGGATTACCTGCTCAAGCCGGTCTCCAGGGAACGGCTGAGCCGGACCCTCCAGCGGATCAGGAGCCGGAAGAAGGTTAGCCTTGAGCACACGGACAAGCCAGACACGCTGCTGATCCGCTGCTTCAATGCGATCCAGTTCGAACGGGGAGGCGTGCCTGTCCGGGATTTCCGCTGGCGGACCTCCAAAGCCCAGGAGCTGTTCGCCTTCCTGCTGTATCATCATGACCGGATCGTCGTTAAGGACAAGCTGGTCGAGCTGCTCTGGCCCGAGGTCTCATTCAAACGTGCCTCTACCCATCTGTATACGGCCATCTACCAGATCAGGCAATCGCTGAAACGGGCGGACATCGGCCTTGTGATCAGCAATGCAAGCGTGGGCGAAGGGTATATGCTGGAGAGCGGCGACGCACAGATCGATGCGGTGCTGTGGGAGGAAGGTGTCGTCTCTCTGGACTCGGTGGATGATTATAACGCCGCAGAACATGAAGAGCTGCTGAAGCTCTACACCGGCGATTACCTGGGGGACTATGAGTATCTGTGGGCCGAGAGTGAACGTCAGCGGCTGCGTAACCTCTCCTTGCAGCATGCCACGGAGCTGGCTGATTATTATACCGTCAAGGATAACATCACCAAAGCGGTTAACACCTATCAGCGGATTGTAGAGCTGCATCCCTACCACGAGCCGGGTTACCTGGCGCTCATGGAATTCTATAACCGGCTGGGCGAGCTAAGCTTCGTACAGGAGCAATATGAGAAGCTTCGCAGCTTGCTCTGGCGGGACCTGAAGCTTACTCCGTCCGCCAAGGTCGAGCGCTGGTATGCGAACTGGAAGCGTCTATATACTTGA
- a CDS encoding cupin domain-containing protein has translation MSEHNSVSREQNESIMKLSFEPDGLLPNNQKLPVLLYKGVLRDHPEDTEQIFNANGWLNSWVNGVFPYHHYHSNAHEVLGVISGSASLQLGGDAGYTAEVEAGDVLVLPAGTAHKKLTATHDFRIAGAYPGGMDYNTRQANADDFAAALPEIREVPLPERDPVYGEAGPLLRLWK, from the coding sequence ATGTCAGAACACAATTCGGTAAGCCGGGAGCAGAACGAATCTATAATGAAGCTCAGCTTCGAGCCGGATGGGCTGCTGCCGAACAACCAGAAGCTTCCGGTCCTGCTGTATAAAGGTGTTCTCCGGGACCACCCGGAAGACACCGAACAGATCTTCAATGCCAACGGCTGGCTGAACAGCTGGGTGAATGGCGTCTTCCCCTATCACCACTATCACAGCAACGCGCATGAGGTACTGGGCGTGATCTCCGGCAGCGCCAGCCTCCAGCTTGGCGGAGATGCCGGATACACTGCCGAAGTTGAGGCCGGTGACGTCCTTGTGCTGCCTGCCGGAACGGCACACAAAAAGCTCACGGCCACGCATGACTTCCGTATCGCCGGTGCTTATCCCGGCGGCATGGACTATAACACCCGTCAGGCCAATGCAGACGACTTCGCGGCGGCGCTCCCCGAGATCCGCGAAGTTCCGCTGCCGGAGCGTGATCCCGTCTATGGCGAAGCTGGGCCGCTACTGCGGCTGTGGAAGTAG
- a CDS encoding DedA family protein yields MTEWITEFILFFKDLSYAGIMIALSFEFVPAEIVLPLAGYWVYLGDMKLLLTILAGTVGGTLGPLTLYALGRFGGRPAIHKYGKYFFIRPHHLEASDRFFDKYGSGVAFYGRFIPGVRTLISIPCGIAKMNVFKFSLYTFLAMLPITSIYVYLGYKLGSQWEHVDEIVKPYILPLATLFLLGFGLYVLSKRYRRRQA; encoded by the coding sequence ATGACAGAATGGATTACGGAATTTATACTTTTCTTTAAGGATTTGTCGTATGCGGGAATCATGATCGCCTTGTCGTTTGAATTTGTGCCTGCTGAAATCGTACTTCCGCTTGCCGGATATTGGGTGTATCTGGGGGATATGAAGCTTCTGCTGACCATTCTGGCCGGTACGGTCGGCGGTACCCTCGGTCCGCTGACATTGTATGCCCTGGGCCGGTTCGGCGGCAGACCTGCAATTCATAAGTACGGGAAGTACTTTTTCATCCGTCCGCATCATCTGGAAGCCTCTGACCGTTTTTTTGATAAATACGGCAGCGGTGTGGCCTTTTACGGGCGCTTCATCCCCGGTGTGAGAACACTCATCTCCATTCCTTGCGGGATTGCCAAAATGAATGTGTTCAAATTCAGTCTGTACACCTTCCTTGCCATGCTTCCGATCACTTCGATCTATGTCTATCTGGGCTACAAGCTGGGTTCGCAGTGGGAGCATGTGGACGAGATCGTCAAGCCTTACATTCTGCCGTTGGCCACCCTGTTCCTGTTAGGGTTCGGGCTGTACGTCCTGTCCAAGCGGTACCGCAGACGGCAGGCTTAA
- a CDS encoding serine hydrolase domain-containing protein → MNKLTSVVLAAMLVIPAAPASAQEKESAAQAKAQELGEKILSDYGVSGLQYAIRDQGKVTVSGGFGVSDKAAGTPITKDTMFGIGSISKMHVSAATMMLAEDKIIDIDQPLTTYLPQFKMADERYKKITPRMLMNHSSGLYGSHYGNSILMDDNDTQNHDDLLTRLQSERLKSDPGAYSVYCNDGFQLLELMIEQVTGSSYTEFLDKHMSSPLKLSSTKTPLDTFDRQKLAKTYFPGLTQAMPAENANILGAGGLYSTAEDLTTFAEMLNGKIPDVLSKASATAMQQPEYKNGLWVPEERNSFNYGLGWDAVDLAPFGDYGIKALSKGGDTIMYHADLITLPESDISIAVLSSGGSSIYNTIFASNVLLAYLKDTGKLQKILPDATFTPPVKAAMPAELEAYSGLYGTVGSTTAITIKDGALNLPELEGGLIPAQKYIYTGKGQFTSPDGSAAVSFGKQKNGKTYLKLNTHVTIPGIGQMLMVTYEYQKLDANPLNASTNQAWAQRDGKHYYAVDEKINSFFYLSPSILTKTVKVEQGYATGTRIVDENTAVNAAEIPVMNGRDAFDLTFSKQNGAEYLTIDGNEYISGDAVKPIYGGRASVSTVPADGQSVWFKIDKKAAGKTMTVTAPPSGGYVVYDADGMIVSHSRVSQDPSVKLPQGGMAVFGGQAGDVFKIELR, encoded by the coding sequence ATGAACAAGTTAACTTCAGTCGTACTGGCCGCCATGCTGGTGATTCCCGCAGCCCCGGCTTCAGCCCAGGAAAAGGAGTCGGCAGCGCAGGCCAAGGCGCAGGAGCTGGGTGAGAAGATCTTATCCGATTACGGAGTAAGCGGACTCCAGTATGCCATCCGGGACCAGGGCAAGGTTACAGTGTCGGGCGGCTTCGGTGTATCCGATAAGGCAGCCGGGACGCCCATCACCAAGGATACGATGTTCGGCATCGGCTCCATCAGCAAAATGCATGTCTCCGCTGCCACCATGATGCTGGCAGAGGATAAGATCATCGACATCGATCAGCCGCTGACTACGTATCTGCCGCAGTTCAAGATGGCCGATGAGCGCTACAAGAAGATCACGCCGCGCATGCTAATGAACCATTCTTCGGGCCTGTACGGCAGTCACTACGGGAATAGCATTCTGATGGACGATAACGATACACAGAATCATGATGACCTGCTGACAAGGCTTCAGTCCGAGCGGCTCAAATCCGATCCCGGCGCATATTCGGTATATTGTAATGACGGCTTTCAACTGCTGGAGCTGATGATTGAGCAGGTGACGGGGAGCAGCTATACAGAGTTCCTGGATAAGCACATGAGTAGCCCGCTGAAGTTAAGCTCCACCAAAACGCCGCTGGACACCTTTGACCGGCAGAAGCTTGCCAAAACCTACTTCCCAGGCCTTACACAGGCAATGCCTGCCGAGAATGCCAATATCCTTGGAGCAGGCGGCCTCTATTCCACAGCCGAAGATCTGACCACATTCGCCGAGATGCTGAACGGCAAGATCCCGGATGTTCTGTCGAAAGCCTCCGCTACAGCGATGCAGCAGCCCGAATACAAGAATGGGCTCTGGGTGCCTGAAGAGAGAAACAGCTTCAATTACGGTCTGGGCTGGGATGCCGTAGATCTGGCACCATTCGGTGATTACGGAATCAAGGCCTTATCCAAAGGCGGAGATACCATCATGTATCACGCTGACCTGATTACCCTGCCGGAATCCGATATATCCATCGCAGTGCTCTCGTCGGGGGGAAGCTCCATTTATAACACCATTTTTGCCTCCAATGTGCTGCTGGCCTACTTGAAGGACACCGGGAAGCTTCAGAAGATTCTGCCGGACGCTACCTTCACTCCTCCAGTCAAAGCGGCGATGCCTGCCGAGCTGGAAGCCTATTCTGGATTATACGGGACTGTCGGCTCAACCACTGCCATAACCATTAAGGACGGAGCGCTTAACCTGCCTGAGCTGGAGGGCGGACTCATTCCTGCGCAGAAGTATATCTATACCGGCAAGGGACAGTTCACGAGCCCGGACGGCAGTGCAGCCGTGAGCTTCGGCAAGCAGAAGAACGGCAAAACCTATCTGAAGCTGAACACCCACGTGACTATCCCCGGTATCGGTCAAATGCTGATGGTCACATATGAATATCAGAAGCTGGATGCAAATCCCTTGAATGCTTCTACGAACCAGGCCTGGGCACAGAGAGACGGGAAGCATTACTACGCTGTGGATGAGAAAATCAATTCCTTCTTCTACCTCTCCCCGTCCATCTTGACGAAGACTGTTAAGGTTGAACAGGGCTACGCCACCGGGACGCGGATTGTGGACGAGAATACCGCCGTCAATGCGGCTGAGATTCCGGTCATGAACGGCAGAGACGCCTTCGATCTGACCTTCTCCAAGCAGAACGGTGCCGAATATCTAACCATAGACGGCAATGAGTATATCAGCGGGGATGCCGTGAAGCCCATCTACGGAGGCCGGGCATCGGTCAGCACCGTTCCTGCGGACGGCCAGAGTGTATGGTTCAAGATCGACAAGAAGGCCGCCGGCAAAACTATGACCGTTACAGCTCCTCCAAGCGGCGGATACGTTGTCTATGATGCAGACGGGATGATCGTAAGCCACTCCAGAGTGAGCCAGGACCCTTCAGTGAAGTTGCCGCAAGGCGGAATGGCCGTCTTCGGCGGGCAGGCGGGCGATGTGTTCAAGATTGAACTGAGATAA